A region of Nitrospirota bacterium DNA encodes the following proteins:
- the greB gene encoding transcription elongation factor GreB encodes MQNTKTNSAVSSYITPDGHKCLHDELSFLWKTKRPQVTQAVAEAAAMGDRSENAEYIYGKRQLRQIDSRIRFLKKRLEKLVVVDRKPADTSKVYFSAWVELEDTDGNAYRYRIVGPDETDSEKNFISIDSPMAKALMRRSEGDEVTVVRPNGTMTFVITSIRY; translated from the coding sequence ATGCAAAATACAAAGACCAATAGTGCCGTCTCGTCCTATATAACCCCTGACGGACATAAATGCCTCCATGATGAGCTGTCCTTTCTCTGGAAAACCAAGAGGCCTCAGGTGACCCAGGCAGTTGCCGAGGCTGCTGCCATGGGCGACCGTTCCGAGAATGCGGAATATATTTACGGCAAGAGACAGTTGCGGCAGATCGATTCCCGTATCCGCTTTCTGAAGAAACGACTGGAAAAGCTGGTCGTCGTGGACAGAAAGCCGGCTGATACGTCAAAGGTGTATTTCAGCGCATGGGTCGAGCTGGAGGATACGGACGGGAACGCTTACCGGTACCGCATCGTCGGACCTGACGAGACCGACTCTGAAAAGAACTTCATCAGCATAGATTCCCCCATGGCAAAGGCGTTAATGCGCAGGTCAGAAGGAGATGAAGTGACCGTCGTCAGGCCTAACGGAACAATGACCTTTGTGATTACATCGATCAGGTATTAG
- a CDS encoding CCA tRNA nucleotidyltransferase, translated as MIIPVSLRRWFEKGMPEGGQCYLVGGTVRDLLMNADPKDLDLVCKNAKKLAMSIADQKNAAVVMMGKKAEEPCYRVVDKDNCDEFLDISEMRGDAIKEDLSRRDFTINAMAIRLHGYGTAGELLDPFHGREDIQQKTVRMVSTESFVSDPLRILRAFRFAGMLGFTIEVHTLKEMQRNVALLKLVSVERIVAELQYILLTSRSSIWFRQMDDMGILKVILPEIVPMKGCQQNWYHHKDVWEHSLLVMEQVEDILSDLSRFGDTGAGIAGVLDEEKTVLLKLAALLHDIGKPSTGGIKPGTDRIIFYGHDKSGAEIMKNLAGRFKLSSSSKEFLVRLVAEHLRPLALSSPKAKAAARMRWFRKMRDNAVPALILSMADVMSSLGPASGEDYREHFIAWAVGSLQEYFASLKPKLEAPLLINGNDLIGMGMQPGIALGRMLYRLRFAQDLSKITSRQEALELAADMIFRQAERSETKD; from the coding sequence ATGATAATACCGGTATCGCTCAGAAGATGGTTTGAGAAGGGGATGCCTGAAGGCGGCCAATGCTATCTGGTCGGCGGAACCGTGCGGGACCTGCTCATGAATGCCGATCCAAAAGACCTGGATCTTGTCTGCAAGAATGCAAAGAAACTTGCAATGAGCATTGCAGATCAGAAAAATGCCGCAGTCGTTATGATGGGAAAGAAGGCTGAAGAACCCTGCTACAGGGTGGTGGACAAAGACAACTGTGATGAGTTCCTCGATATCTCTGAGATGCGCGGAGATGCAATAAAGGAAGATCTGAGCCGCAGGGATTTCACGATCAATGCCATGGCGATAAGACTGCACGGCTATGGAACAGCAGGGGAGCTTCTCGACCCCTTTCATGGGCGGGAAGATATTCAGCAGAAGACCGTCAGAATGGTCAGCACAGAATCCTTTGTCTCTGATCCTTTGAGAATACTTCGCGCATTTCGCTTTGCTGGTATGTTGGGCTTTACCATCGAAGTTCATACACTGAAAGAGATGCAGCGCAATGTCGCGCTTCTGAAACTGGTTTCGGTTGAGCGCATCGTGGCAGAGTTGCAGTATATCCTTCTGACATCGCGAAGCTCGATATGGTTCAGGCAGATGGATGATATGGGTATCCTTAAGGTTATCCTTCCTGAGATCGTGCCGATGAAGGGGTGTCAACAGAACTGGTACCATCACAAAGATGTGTGGGAACATTCCCTGCTTGTTATGGAGCAGGTTGAAGATATCCTGTCTGATCTCTCACGGTTTGGTGATACTGGTGCCGGAATCGCCGGTGTTCTCGATGAAGAGAAAACTGTTCTTCTGAAACTTGCAGCCCTGCTTCACGATATAGGAAAACCCTCAACAGGAGGAATAAAGCCCGGGACTGACAGGATCATATTCTACGGCCACGACAAGTCCGGGGCAGAGATCATGAAGAACCTGGCAGGGAGGTTTAAGCTGTCGTCTTCTTCAAAAGAGTTTCTGGTGCGCTTGGTTGCAGAGCATCTCAGGCCCTTGGCGCTTTCGTCTCCAAAGGCAAAGGCTGCTGCCCGGATGAGATGGTTCCGCAAGATGAGGGATAATGCTGTGCCTGCTCTTATCCTTTCGATGGCGGATGTCATGAGCAGTCTCGGGCCGGCGTCAGGGGAGGATTACCGTGAGCATTTCATTGCCTGGGCTGTCGGAAGCCTGCAGGAATATTTTGCATCTCTCAAACCGAAACTGGAAGCACCGCTGCTGATCAACGGCAATGATCTCATCGGCATGGGCATGCAGCCGGGCATTGCGCTCGGAAGGATGCTTTATCGTCTGAGATTTGCCCAGGACCTCAGCAAGATCACTTCGCGTCAGGAGGCTCTGGAATTGGCTGCTGATATGATCTTCCGGCAGGCAGAAAGAAGTGAGACAAAGGACTGA
- the dnaX gene encoding DNA polymerase III subunit gamma/tau has protein sequence MSYLVLARKWRPKTFDDLVGQEPIARMLKNALAQGKISHAYIFSGPRGVGKTTTARILAKALNCKQGPTASPCGICESCTAVTEGSSVDVFEIDGASNNSVDDVRDLRERVKYAPSGGKYKVYIIDEVHMLSGSAFNALLKTLEEPPPHVIFVLATTEMKKIPATVLSRCQHMPFRRIATSVIKARLQHIADTEKINISSHALGLVAKAADGSMRDSLTILDQVSSFSDEINEEQVQNLLGLTDFGLLAKASMAIITGSRIDLIEIIDSLSEQGFDLRAFAKELAQFFRDLLVASVVKQPHDVLELNNEELAAVKELVAASSEDQLTLMLTEIVKAEADVRNSSLPRIALEMALIRVSFLSSLKPVREIIRDLDNLSRGLPVQTPIAEPIRERPATKGVLPAAAQKDRDTVEKEKSTEQPAAPVQKPVPVTAIETPAETDEEDNESAPLPEVEDEGAYEEPPADISEAVLSEKEGDITVIWQKVLNSIDAPLASKLENSEIELTGDQLQVTLQSSQALFLDMIRKSLAEIEKILSEHAGRKLSIILAALQKKKSVPKKDLKKKASDEPVVKEALELFDGRIIDVIPVESQTIIKNGGADV, from the coding sequence ATGAGCTATCTTGTCCTGGCACGAAAATGGCGTCCAAAAACCTTCGATGACCTCGTAGGCCAGGAGCCGATTGCCCGCATGCTGAAAAATGCATTGGCGCAGGGGAAGATCTCCCATGCCTATATTTTTTCCGGGCCGCGCGGCGTCGGCAAGACCACTACCGCCCGCATCCTCGCAAAAGCGTTAAACTGCAAGCAGGGCCCGACTGCTTCACCCTGCGGCATTTGTGAATCCTGCACCGCTGTCACCGAGGGCTCTTCTGTTGATGTCTTCGAGATCGATGGTGCATCGAACAACAGCGTTGACGATGTGAGAGACCTCAGGGAAAGAGTGAAGTATGCACCCTCCGGCGGCAAATATAAGGTCTATATCATCGATGAAGTCCATATGCTTTCGGGCTCTGCATTTAATGCGCTTCTGAAAACCCTGGAAGAACCGCCGCCGCATGTTATCTTTGTCCTTGCCACGACCGAGATGAAGAAAATCCCGGCAACCGTTCTTTCCCGCTGCCAGCATATGCCATTCCGGAGGATAGCAACAAGCGTTATCAAGGCGCGTCTTCAGCACATTGCCGATACCGAAAAGATCAACATATCCTCTCATGCACTGGGCCTGGTGGCAAAGGCTGCTGACGGCAGCATGAGGGACTCTCTCACAATCCTTGATCAGGTCTCCTCCTTCTCTGATGAGATCAATGAAGAACAGGTGCAGAACCTGCTTGGCCTGACTGACTTCGGCCTGCTTGCAAAGGCTTCCATGGCGATCATTACCGGCAGCCGTATTGACCTCATAGAGATCATAGACAGCCTTTCTGAACAGGGATTTGACCTCAGAGCCTTCGCTAAAGAGCTTGCCCAGTTTTTCAGGGACCTTCTGGTCGCAAGCGTTGTGAAGCAGCCGCACGATGTGCTTGAACTGAACAATGAAGAACTGGCCGCAGTTAAGGAACTGGTAGCCGCCTCTTCAGAGGATCAACTCACGCTCATGCTCACTGAGATCGTGAAGGCAGAAGCAGATGTCAGAAACTCCTCGCTGCCCAGAATTGCCCTTGAAATGGCGCTCATCAGGGTAAGCTTCCTGAGCAGCCTGAAGCCGGTCAGGGAGATCATCAGGGATCTCGACAATCTGAGCCGGGGATTGCCTGTACAGACTCCCATTGCTGAGCCGATAAGGGAAAGGCCGGCTACAAAAGGCGTTCTGCCGGCGGCAGCACAAAAGGACAGGGATACTGTTGAAAAAGAAAAAAGCACAGAGCAGCCTGCTGCACCAGTCCAAAAGCCGGTACCCGTAACTGCAATAGAAACCCCTGCTGAAACAGATGAAGAGGATAATGAATCTGCGCCCCTGCCGGAGGTTGAGGATGAGGGAGCTTACGAAGAGCCGCCTGCTGATATTTCTGAAGCTGTTCTGTCGGAGAAAGAAGGAGATATAACGGTCATCTGGCAAAAGGTCCTCAACAGCATCGATGCCCCTCTTGCATCCAAGCTTGAGAATTCGGAGATCGAGCTGACAGGAGATCAGCTTCAGGTCACCCTGCAGAGCAGTCAGGCACTGTTTCTGGATATGATCAGGAAGAGTCTGGCGGAGATCGAAAAGATATTGTCTGAGCATGCAGGAAGGAAGCTCAGCATAATTCTTGCGGCGCTGCAGAAGAAGAAGTCCGTGCCCAAAAAAGACCTTAAGAAGAAAGCATCTGACGAGCCGGTGGTAAAAGAGGCACTTGAACTTTTTGACGGAAGGATCATTGACGTTATACCTGTAGAATCCCAGACTATTATCAAGAACGGAGGAGCCGATGTCTAA
- a CDS encoding YbaB/EbfC family nucleoid-associated protein: MSKKMLGDLMRQAQRLQEEMMKAQEEAKKKTVEATAGGGMVTVVASGSGSIVSIKIEKDVVNPDDVEMLQDLILAAANEAIRRAQELVNSDMSKLTGGLNMPGMGDLGGMFGR; encoded by the coding sequence ATGTCTAAGAAAATGTTAGGAGACCTGATGCGTCAGGCACAGAGACTTCAGGAAGAGATGATGAAGGCCCAGGAAGAGGCGAAAAAGAAGACCGTTGAAGCAACTGCCGGGGGCGGCATGGTGACGGTCGTTGCAAGCGGCTCCGGTTCGATCGTTTCGATCAAGATCGAGAAGGATGTGGTAAATCCGGATGACGTAGAGATGCTTCAGGACCTGATCCTTGCAGCTGCGAATGAAGCGATCCGAAGGGCCCAGGAGCTGGTGAACAGCGACATGTCCAAGCTTACAGGCGGTCTCAATATGCCTGGCATGGGCGATCTCGGCGGCATGTTCGGAAGATAA
- the recR gene encoding recombination protein RecR: MHGIIENLINELTRLPGIGRKSAQRLAFFILSMPESEAMSIAEAIRTVKQTARFCSQCFNITDSELCEVCSDDSRDTSRIVVVEEPSNILVIERSKTFRCMYHVLLGALSPIDGITPEKLKIKELIERVKNNPVQEVIVATNPNTKGEITAQYIKELLNPLGVRVTRIAYGLPMGSDIEFADEVTLSKALEGRREL, from the coding sequence ATGCACGGGATAATAGAAAATCTGATCAATGAACTGACACGGCTGCCTGGGATCGGCAGGAAGTCTGCCCAGAGACTTGCTTTTTTCATTCTCTCCATGCCCGAGTCAGAGGCCATGTCCATCGCAGAGGCGATCCGGACAGTAAAGCAGACAGCCCGGTTCTGCAGCCAGTGCTTTAACATAACAGACAGCGAACTCTGCGAGGTATGCAGCGACGACTCGCGCGACACAAGCAGGATCGTTGTTGTCGAGGAACCGAGCAATATCCTTGTCATCGAGAGATCAAAGACATTCCGCTGCATGTATCATGTGCTCCTCGGTGCACTCTCTCCCATAGACGGCATAACACCGGAGAAGCTGAAGATAAAAGAGCTTATTGAGCGGGTAAAGAACAATCCTGTTCAGGAAGTTATCGTGGCCACAAACCCCAACACAAAGGGGGAGATCACAGCACAGTATATCAAGGAACTGCTCAACCCGCTTGGCGTTAGAGTAACCCGCATAGCATATGGTCTGCCGATGGGGAGTGACATTGAGTTTGCAGATGAAGTTACGCTCAGCAAGGCGCTTGAGGGACGGCGGGAGCTTTAA
- a CDS encoding amidohydrolase produces the protein MDQELAVIESGAIAIKDRKIAAVGTAAQITQNYSASKIINGQGKVAFPGLVNTHTHAAMVYFRGLADDLPLKVWLEDHIWPAEAKWLSPEFVSDAVELACLEMLKAGITTYADMYFFGDAVAQSTRKIGMRAVIGSGVVDFPSATGKNADDYLANADRFIRKWKGDDLIVPSIADHSAYACSSETLKKSKALADRHDVLLQIHLSETEWEVNEILSRHGRRPVAHLDSLGLLDEHLIAAHCVWLEPDEITMLAGSKTNVSHCIESNLKLASGIAPVVKMLQAGVNVSFGTDGAASNNDLNILSEMSTAAKVHKAISGDPTALTAKQAMLMATRHGAEALGLGSLCGSLEPGKAADIVLAGLGKPHLIPLYDIYSHIVYSMNAADINTVLVAGKIILDQRSLTAVNEAEILAKAEQWGRKIKEGHSHS, from the coding sequence ATGGATCAGGAGCTTGCGGTTATCGAAAGCGGCGCGATAGCAATAAAGGACAGGAAGATCGCTGCCGTAGGTACTGCTGCGCAGATCACACAAAATTATTCTGCCTCAAAGATTATCAACGGGCAGGGCAAGGTTGCATTTCCCGGTCTTGTAAACACTCATACCCACGCTGCCATGGTCTATTTCAGGGGCCTTGCAGATGACCTTCCGCTTAAGGTCTGGCTTGAGGATCATATCTGGCCCGCAGAGGCTAAATGGCTCAGCCCTGAATTTGTGAGCGATGCGGTCGAACTTGCCTGTCTTGAGATGCTGAAGGCAGGGATTACGACATACGCAGACATGTATTTCTTCGGTGATGCAGTGGCCCAATCGACCAGAAAGATCGGCATGCGCGCAGTTATCGGTTCGGGTGTTGTTGATTTTCCGTCTGCGACAGGAAAAAATGCAGACGATTATCTTGCCAATGCCGACAGGTTCATCAGGAAATGGAAAGGTGATGATCTTATAGTCCCGTCAATAGCTGATCATTCGGCTTATGCCTGTTCATCCGAAACCCTGAAGAAATCAAAGGCCCTTGCAGACAGGCACGATGTGCTGCTTCAGATTCACCTGTCAGAGACCGAGTGGGAGGTCAATGAAATACTTTCCCGCCATGGGAGACGGCCTGTGGCACATCTTGACTCCCTGGGTCTTCTTGATGAACACCTGATCGCAGCACATTGTGTCTGGCTTGAGCCGGATGAGATCACCATGTTAGCGGGATCGAAGACGAATGTTTCCCACTGCATAGAGTCGAATCTCAAGCTTGCATCCGGTATTGCACCGGTGGTGAAGATGCTGCAGGCAGGCGTGAACGTCTCTTTCGGCACTGACGGCGCTGCAAGCAACAATGACCTGAATATCCTGAGTGAGATGTCAACTGCTGCAAAGGTGCATAAGGCAATATCAGGAGATCCGACAGCGTTGACTGCAAAGCAGGCTATGCTGATGGCAACGCGCCATGGCGCCGAAGCCCTCGGGCTCGGCAGCCTCTGCGGTAGCCTGGAACCGGGCAAGGCAGCTGATATTGTGCTTGCTGGTCTCGGGAAGCCCCATCTGATACCCTTGTACGACATCTATTCCCATATTGTTTATTCCATGAATGCTGCGGACATAAATACAGTGCTTGTTGCCGGAAAGATCATCCTGGATCAGAGAAGCCTGACGGCTGTTAATGAGGCAGAGATATTGGCAAAGGCAGAGCAGTGGGGTAGAAAAATTAAAGAAGGACATTCCCATTCATAA
- the asd gene encoding aspartate-semialdehyde dehydrogenase, whose amino-acid sequence MKRVGFVGWRGMVGSVLMGRMLEEKDFDIVEPVFFTTSNVGGLGPKIGKDVPALKDARNIDDLKAMETIVSCQGGEYTSEVFPKLRASGWNGIWIDAASTLRMDKDAIIILDPVNMDVIKDGMAKGIKNYIGGNCTVSLMLLAIGGLYKAGLVEWMSAMTYQAASGAGANNMRELLKQMGEAHRAARVLLDDPASAILDIDREVAGTLRDKNFPTAHFGVPLAGSLIPWIDKQLDNGQSKEEWKGQAETNKILGREENPIPIDGLCVRIGAMRCHSQALTIKLTKDVPLDEINDMIARHNQWVKLVPNQRDITMRELTPAAITGTLSVPVGRLRKMNMGPQFLAAFTCGDQLLWGAAEPLRRMLRILVEK is encoded by the coding sequence ATGAAGCGAGTCGGATTTGTGGGATGGCGCGGTATGGTGGGCTCAGTGCTGATGGGCCGCATGCTGGAAGAGAAGGATTTCGATATTGTCGAGCCGGTATTCTTTACGACGTCGAACGTGGGAGGCCTTGGTCCGAAGATCGGCAAGGACGTGCCTGCGCTGAAAGATGCCAGGAATATAGACGATCTGAAAGCAATGGAGACCATCGTCTCCTGTCAGGGCGGCGAATATACCTCTGAGGTCTTTCCTAAACTCCGGGCCTCTGGCTGGAACGGCATCTGGATCGATGCAGCCTCCACGCTCCGCATGGACAAGGATGCCATTATTATTCTTGATCCGGTGAATATGGATGTCATCAAAGACGGGATGGCAAAGGGCATTAAGAACTATATCGGCGGCAACTGCACGGTTTCTTTGATGCTTTTGGCCATCGGCGGATTATATAAGGCTGGGCTGGTGGAGTGGATGAGTGCCATGACGTACCAGGCAGCATCAGGTGCTGGCGCCAACAATATGCGCGAACTGCTGAAGCAGATGGGTGAGGCACACAGGGCTGCAAGGGTTCTGCTCGATGACCCGGCGTCCGCCATCCTTGATATTGACCGTGAGGTCGCCGGCACTCTTCGGGATAAGAATTTTCCGACAGCGCATTTCGGTGTGCCGCTTGCCGGATCGCTCATTCCGTGGATAGACAAGCAGCTTGATAACGGCCAGAGCAAGGAAGAGTGGAAGGGCCAGGCAGAGACGAACAAGATATTGGGCCGTGAGGAGAATCCGATACCTATTGACGGCCTCTGCGTGCGGATCGGTGCAATGCGCTGCCACAGTCAGGCGCTAACGATCAAGCTCACCAAAGACGTGCCGCTGGATGAGATCAATGACATGATAGCCAGGCATAATCAGTGGGTGAAACTGGTGCCGAACCAGCGCGACATAACCATGCGCGAGCTTACGCCCGCTGCGATCACCGGAACGCTCAGTGTTCCGGTAGGGCGTTTGCGCAAGATGAACATGGGCCCTCAGTTCCTTGCTGCATTTACCTGCGGAGATCAGCTTCTCTGGGGCGCTGCGGAGCCCTTACGGCGGATGCTCAGAATTTTGGTAGAGAAATAA
- a CDS encoding DUF1456 family protein, with translation MTNNEILKKLRIALNLKDTDIIEILKLADFDISKSELSALFRSEDQRNYRECGDQILRRFLNGLIIRNRGKKP, from the coding sequence ATGACCAATAATGAAATTTTGAAGAAGCTGAGAATTGCGCTAAACCTGAAGGACACGGATATTATAGAGATCCTGAAACTTGCGGATTTTGACATCTCGAAATCAGAACTGTCTGCGCTCTTCAGGAGTGAGGACCAGAGGAATTACCGGGAATGCGGCGACCAGATCCTGAGACGCTTTTTGAACGGTCTCATTATCAGAAACCGCGGAAAGAAACCTTAG
- a CDS encoding DUF2132 domain-containing protein, whose translation MTDRQVNDPLHGVTLEMMLTHLVEHYGWEEMSRLIRIRCFSYDPSIKSSLTFLRKTPWARKKVENLYLRQKRIRIKKKNISKETDI comes from the coding sequence ATGACTGACCGGCAGGTCAACGATCCCCTTCACGGCGTCACGCTCGAAATGATGCTTACCCACCTGGTGGAACATTATGGCTGGGAAGAGATGAGCAGGCTCATCAGGATCAGATGTTTCAGCTACGATCCCAGCATCAAGTCCAGCCTGACATTTCTGAGAAAAACGCCCTGGGCCAGGAAAAAGGTAGAGAATCTGTATTTGCGCCAGAAAAGAATTCGCATTAAAAAGAAAAATATCAGCAAAGAAACTGACATATGA
- a CDS encoding HD-GYP domain-containing protein, producing the protein MKEIYDELKKVYDHFTDSYEITLSVFAKAVDRRSREDDGHTRRLTSLVTMLGREMGLDDPAVSEIRCGALLHDIGTLLIPETILLKTGGLTDEEWDIIRMHPTQSHELLMPSLRSVVDIPYCHHEKWDGTGYPQRLSGENIPLSARIFAVVDVYDALLSARPYREPWPEEMVRSHIRDLAGIHFDPDVVRQFLVLLGEG; encoded by the coding sequence ATGAAAGAAATTTATGATGAACTGAAGAAGGTCTATGATCATTTCACGGATTCTTATGAGATCACGCTCAGCGTTTTCGCAAAGGCGGTAGACAGGCGATCGAGAGAAGACGACGGACATACCCGCCGCCTGACAAGTCTTGTGACGATGCTCGGCCGGGAGATGGGGCTCGATGATCCCGCAGTGTCGGAGATTCGATGCGGAGCGCTGCTCCACGACATCGGTACCCTCCTGATCCCGGAGACGATCCTTCTGAAGACGGGCGGCCTAACCGATGAAGAGTGGGATATCATTCGGATGCATCCGACACAATCACACGAGCTTCTTATGCCGTCCCTGCGGTCGGTTGTTGATATTCCCTATTGCCATCATGAAAAATGGGACGGCACCGGATATCCTCAGAGGCTTTCAGGAGAGAATATCCCATTATCAGCGCGGATATTTGCCGTGGTCGATGTTTATGATGCTCTTCTGTCGGCGAGGCCCTATCGTGAGCCCTGGCCTGAGGAGATGGTCCGGAGTCATATTCGTGATCTTGCCGGGATTCATTTCGATCCTGATGTGGTGCGCCAGTTTCTTGTGCTCCTTGGCGAAGGCTGA
- a CDS encoding HD-GYP domain-containing protein, translating into MHKINPQTVVLSEYKAMSRLSLYIVILAWIVLGIYLYVVTARETSTIFHYFLSTDQLGIKFRALILLAPLILTAISYLINDRARLLLKSLSAERDLGTLCDDLIVAFANAIDAKSHWTNGHSERVTSYALSIAKEMGVSESDCRTLKIASLLHDIGKIGTYDVILDKPGPLTNEEWQLIKMHPIQGENILRPIKQLQDVIPIIKGHHERVDGKGYPSGLCGDELPLLAKILCLADSYDAMVADRPYKKGLDKEHAFSEIRQKAGTQFDPETVKAFFAAIR; encoded by the coding sequence ATGCACAAGATAAACCCACAGACTGTTGTGCTTTCAGAGTATAAAGCTATGTCCCGGCTTTCGCTCTATATCGTCATTCTCGCCTGGATCGTGCTCGGGATCTATTTATATGTTGTCACTGCTCGCGAAACTTCGACGATCTTTCATTATTTTCTCTCTACGGATCAGCTCGGCATAAAATTCAGGGCGCTGATACTCCTGGCTCCGCTGATCCTCACGGCGATCAGTTATCTGATCAATGACAGGGCAAGGCTTCTGCTCAAGTCATTGTCTGCCGAAAGGGACTTGGGAACGCTCTGTGATGATCTTATTGTGGCGTTTGCAAATGCGATCGATGCCAAGAGCCACTGGACCAATGGTCATTCAGAACGGGTGACCTCTTATGCCCTTTCGATCGCCAAAGAAATGGGAGTAAGCGAAAGCGACTGCAGGACGCTCAAGATAGCAAGTCTCCTTCATGATATCGGCAAGATCGGCACGTATGACGTGATCCTGGACAAACCGGGACCTCTCACGAATGAGGAGTGGCAGTTGATCAAGATGCATCCTATTCAGGGCGAAAACATCCTGAGACCGATAAAACAGCTTCAGGATGTCATCCCTATAATAAAGGGACATCATGAAAGAGTCGATGGGAAGGGGTATCCCAGCGGCCTGTGCGGAGATGAACTCCCCTTGCTTGCAAAGATCCTCTGCCTTGCCGACTCCTATGACGCCATGGTCGCGGACAGACCTTACAAAAAGGGGCTTGACAAGGAACACGCCTTTTCGGAGATACGCCAAAAAGCAGGCACACAGTTCGATCCGGAGACAGTCAAGGCTTTTTTCGCAGCGATCAGGTAG